The following are from one region of the Stanieria cyanosphaera PCC 7437 genome:
- the crtA gene encoding cyanoexosortase A: MRRSLKTNQFWFYASLISLAVFYLTLTWKNTQNVDFIVTNSLFWGAIFLLLWRKRKQFSFGSDFFSTTFGLFLLTIVLIKSVSLVWFESLFFLPLTPFFGFLGLIAIAFGLKELRKYWWELLLSGVLFFPSDTLGWWFNRLFQIQIMTAKLANYLLYYFGFNTISQNYNIVLHLPEQGYFTASVNYSCTGVSMIILMFKLALLLESLVMMKQLQRFLFPTAAVMIGFFLGTIRVTIMTVLLPEPDKFTYWHGTEGAQIFSTLAIVIFSSFCYLQLKEQKFNSLTRTRN, encoded by the coding sequence ATGAGGCGATCGCTCAAAACTAATCAATTTTGGTTTTATGCTAGTCTGATTAGCTTGGCAGTTTTTTATCTAACTTTAACCTGGAAAAATACCCAGAATGTTGACTTTATAGTAACTAACTCCTTGTTTTGGGGAGCAATTTTTTTATTATTATGGCGAAAGCGCAAGCAATTTAGTTTTGGTAGTGATTTTTTTTCGACTACTTTTGGATTATTTTTATTAACAATTGTCCTGATTAAAAGTGTTTCTCTTGTTTGGTTTGAATCATTATTTTTTTTACCTCTAACTCCTTTTTTCGGATTTTTAGGTCTAATTGCGATCGCTTTTGGCTTGAAAGAATTAAGAAAATATTGGTGGGAGTTATTACTATCAGGGGTACTATTTTTTCCATCAGATACTCTAGGATGGTGGTTCAATAGATTGTTTCAAATTCAGATAATGACGGCAAAACTTGCTAATTATCTGCTCTACTATTTTGGATTTAATACAATTAGTCAAAACTATAATATTGTGCTGCACTTGCCTGAGCAAGGATATTTTACTGCTTCAGTAAATTATTCTTGTACGGGAGTTTCAATGATTATCTTGATGTTTAAACTTGCTTTATTGTTAGAGAGTTTGGTTATGATGAAGCAGTTACAACGCTTTCTTTTTCCAACTGCTGCTGTGATGATTGGATTTTTTCTTGGTACGATTAGAGTTACTATTATGACTGTATTGTTACCAGAACCAGACAAATTTACTTATTGGCACGGTACAGAAGGAGCGCAAATTTTTTCCACATTGGCAATTGTAATTTTTTCAAGTTTTTGTTACTTACAACTTAAAGAACAAAAATTCAATTCTCTCACTCGAACTCGGAATTAA